One genomic segment of Esox lucius isolate fEsoLuc1 chromosome 15, fEsoLuc1.pri, whole genome shotgun sequence includes these proteins:
- the LOC105015516 gene encoding zinc finger protein Xfin, which produces MHQCSVCQKGFPSASKLQRHYLIHTGQKPFICLVCGKAFRQSVHLKKHRETHTGNSHNWSTHADSLQLPVPIPTTIDPSFDKSGHYNLINGTPPLPTVSFYKDGEIQKTPLETYATASETKPDLIPLEDNSCFISQQSTLPDGHYFTSLILQDNAIGSDGTENGVWHTDDVHTCTVCLMCFSSSRQLQRHLPVHSQPKPFECNICGKTFRLRAHLKMHSQIHERKPTGFSKSISMLASQQCTSRLRMRVNHECPTCSKTFCSPSKLKRHFLTHTGQRPFSCEECGKKFRQVSHLKTHLYASHHTSNLRSVGTKQKGQPIDTKNTNVEIQCEISVSAPQNPDKFETKSPFSVKVEPHVSGSSQIRCSICSKTFISSVRHRHHYMAHKEVRPFQCRVCGRAFRLSTHLKRHQVSHRKPEKTRTTTRADNHGDAVTKTEQVYPKPDKGITSPEPDESESHELNIIVKPEHWKPNVKVDEDFPVLTLQDPESTATFHLKMPVSSQTNSQCNKISLKTKNQPLKHQCLACLKTFPSPSKLQRHMLTHTGQRPFGCQMCGKRFRQPTHLRIHSRTHVWSRNAKPGCTPRSRTPLRRMTEYKESPMDVGFQENLADEDNSDSSFKVNSSTERRTEHGGVVFACEENESSSERQWIQCSADSLSRPPLTLQMPPEKMLSQSGPLELKHLATNSEGEVHNSPYQSTSPHLALKGADVIPVGNTSRTKHQCLLCFKCFPCASKLQRHNLVHTGLRPFQCLACGKTFRQATHLKVHERTHIKWNPFRPASRLGNRIKMRRQQHLQYPKVRVQVPADNSMKKEQFLSEGITESQQVQENVEATCNNQATAHQENSIIKPPKQSIQNTVRLLNNSSPMNKVTGVTRKAHLCTICQKGFDTPSKLSRHFLIHTGMRPFKCTSCSKTFRQPCHLRSHERRMHENRTCNGIRDNLADPDCDMLASTQGQKQGDLPQSCKDNSDHCSATDKDLGHCPQAKETEFVAIQDIADHNLESGSKLSEDYWCAECPCHFLSPSELAAHLNVHRQIVNDEMAGPTFSQQETGSPMDSIQLAFQTGHVLADADRHDVQNERLDHYWCEPIHTPFQCDTCVTYFETERDLQLHKCVSINHSEVNQSCPYQCAICFKDFKTPSKLQRHYVTHTGERPFQCKACDKTFTQASHLKTHQRTHK; this is translated from the coding sequence ATGCATCAGTGCTCCGTTTGCCAGAAGGGCTTCCCGAGTGCGTCTAAACTCCAAAGACACTATCTCATACACACAGGCCAGAAACCATTTATCTGTTTAGTTTGTGGCAAAGCCTTTCGGCAATCAGTACATTTAAAGAAACACCGTGAGACTCACACAGGGAATTCACACAATTGGAGTACCCATGCAGACAGTTTGCAACTTCCCGTACCAATACCTACAACCATTGATCCGTCATTTGACAAATCCGGACATTATAATTTGATTAATGGGACCCCACCGCTGCCTACAGTGTCTTTTTACAAAGATGGAGAAATCCAGAAGACACCACTAGAGACATATGCTACAGCCTCAGAGACCAAACCAGACCTGATCCCACTTGAAGATAATAGTTGCTTTATCAGCCAACAAAGCACACTGCCTGATGGACATTACTTCACAAGTTTAATACTCCAAGATAACGCTATTGGCTCTGATGGAACGGAGAACGGTGTGTGGCACACAGACGATGTCCACACATGTACAGTCTGTCTGATGTGTTTTAGTTCATCCCGGCAGCTTCAGAGGCACTTACCAGTTCACAGTCAGCCAAAACCTTTTGAGTGTAACATTTGCGGGAAGACTTTCAGATTAAGGGcacatttgaaaatgcattctcAGATACATGAACGTAAACCTACTGGATTTTCTAAATCCATCTCCATGCTTGCATCTCAGCAGTGCACTTCCAGACTTAGAATGAGGGTGAATCACGAATGTCCGACCTGTTCAAAAACATTCTGTTCCCCATCCAAATTAAAGCGTCATTTTCTCACTCACACTGGCCAGAGGCCCTTTTCTTGTGAGGAATGCGGAAAGAAATTCAGGCAGGTTTCACACCTGAAAACCCACTTGTATGCCTCACACCATACATCAAATCTCAGAAGTGTTGGTACCAAACAGAAAGGCCAACCAATAGACactaaaaacacaaatgtagaGATTCAGTGTGAGATAAGCGTCAGTGCCCCACAGAACCCAGACAAGTTTGAAACAAAGTCCCCGTTTTCTGTCAAAGTTGAGCCGCATGTTAGTGGCAGCAGTCAGATTCGGTGTAGTATTTGCTCAAAGACGTTCATCAGTTCAGTTAGACACAGGCATCATTATATGGCACATAAAGAAGTAAGACCCTTTCAGTGTCGCGTCTGTGGCAGAGCCTTCCGCCTTTCAACCCATTTGAAGAGGCACCAAGTCAGTCACAGGAAACCGGAGAAAACTCGGACCACAACTCGGGCGGATAATCACGGGGACGCTGTGACTAAGACGGAACAGGTTTATCCAAAGCCTGACAAAGGAATTACTTCCCCAGAGCCTGATGAGTCGGAATCTCATGAGCTCAATATTATAGTCAAACCGGAGCACTGGAAGCCAAACGTAAAAGTGGATGAAGACTTTCCAGTTCTAACTCTGCAGGATCCTGAATCAACTGCAACTTTTCACCTGAAGATGCCGGTATCTAGTCAAACCAACAGCCAATGTAACAAGATCAGTCTGAAAACAAAGAATCAGCCGCTGAAGCATCAGTGTCTTGCATGCCTTAAAACGTTCCCCTCTCCATCCAAACTGCAGAGGCATATGTTGACCCACACTGGACAGAGACCCTTTGGGTGCCAAATGTGCGGGAAGAGATTTCGCCAGCCAACACATTTGAGGATCCACTCACGCACTCACGTGTGGTCTAGAAATGCCAAGCCAGGATGCACTCCGCGTTCTAGGACTCCTTTGCGCCGAATGACTGAGTACAAAGAGTCTCCAATGGATGTCGGATTTCAGGAAAATCTTGCTGATGAGGACAATTCTGAtagtagctttaaagtcaactCTTCaacagagagacggacagaacaTGGAGGCGTTGTGTTTGCGTGTGAAGAAAATGAAAGCAGTAGTGAACGGCAGTGGATTCAGTGTTCAGCAGACTCCCTGTCCAGGCCTCCGCTCACTCTCCAAATGCCACCAGAGAAAATGCTGAGTCAAAGTGGACCGTTAGAGTTAAAACATCTAGCGACTAATTCTGAAGGAGAAGTTCACAATAGCCCTTACCAGAGCACCAGTCCTCATTTGGCTTTGAAAGGAGCTGATGTCATTCCTGTGGGGAATACAAGCCGaacaaaacaccagtgtttgttatgtttcaaatgtttcccatgtGCATCTAAACTACAAAGACACAATCTAGTGCACACTGGCTTGAGGCCCTTCCAATGCCTGGCATGTGGGAAAACATTCAGACAGGCCACACACCTGAAAGTCCACGAGCGAACTCACATTAAGTGGAATCCCTTCAGACCTGCCTCTCGACTGGGAAATAGAATAAAGATGCGAAGGCAGCAACATCTTCAGTACCCTAAAGTCCGCGTTCAAGTCCCTGCGGATAATTCAATGAAAAAAGAGCAGTTTCTTTCAGAAGGCATAACGGAATCTCAACAAGTCCAGGAGAATGTAGAGGCTACCTGTAATAATCAAGCAACAGCACACCAGGAAAATAGCATTATCAAGCCTCCTAAACAATCAATACAAAACACTGTGCGCCTGCTCAATAACTCCAGTCCTATGAACAAAGTGACCGGTGTTACCAGAAAAGCCCACCTGTGCACGATTTGTCAGAAGGGCTTTGACACTCCATCTAAACTATCCAGACACTTTCTCATACACACTGGGATGAGACCATTCAAATGCACATCATGCTCTAAAACCTTCAGACAGCCTTGCCACCTGAGAAGCCATGAACGCCGAATGCACGAGAATAGAACATGCAATGGTATCCGGGATAACCTGGCCGACCCTGATTGCGATATGCTCGCCTCCACTCAAGGGCAGAAACAGGGAGACCTGCCGCAGTCCTGCAAAGACAATTCCGACCACTGCTCAGCCACTGATAAGGATTTAGGTCATTGTCCACAGGCAAAAGAGACAGAGTTTGTGGCAATACAAGACATAGCAGATCATAATTTGGAATCTGGGAGTAAACTAAGTGAGGACTATTGGTGCGCTGAGTGTCCCTGTCACTTTTTGTCCCCGTCTGAGCTTGCCGCTCATCTTAACGTTCACAGACAAATCGTAAACGATGAGATGGCGGGTCCGACTTTCTCGCAACAGGAAACGGGGAGTCCTATGGATTCCATTCAGCTGGCTTTTCAAACGGGTCATGTTTTAGCAGATGCAGACCGTCATGATGTCCAGAATGAGAGGCTGGATCATTATTGGTGTGAACCAATTCACACTCCTTTTCAGTGTGACACATGTGTTACGTATTTTGAAACAGAAAGGGATCTTCAGCTCCACAAATGTGTTTCGATAAATCATAGCGAGGTCAATCAGTCTTGCCCGTATCAGTGTGCAATTTGTTTCAAGGATTTCAAAACTCCCTCCAAACTCCAGAGGCATTATGTCACCCACACGGGTGAGAGGCCATTCCAGTGTAAAGCGTGTGACAAGACGTTCACTCAAGCATCTCACCTTAAAACACACCAACGCACTCACAAATAA